A genomic segment from Glycine max cultivar Williams 82 chromosome 1, Glycine_max_v4.0, whole genome shotgun sequence encodes:
- the LOC100785723 gene encoding transcription factor HHO5, producing the protein MVVCDFWELSLAQSQRKTPKSNIIMEPSLDLRLGFVPKPLSLFFGDVSGNRDKCDKVVTLDGFVQRLEEELTKVEAFKRELPLCILLLNDAIARLKEEKVKCSGMQDPPLKTSSGGNENENSEKKNWMSSAQLWSTQKSKSRNEEDDRSVPANSINGNSCVPEKEGSQVPSFGLMARASELSHSNSKSVGGDTSSGSSLLRVEVQSQPQPPQHMQQNPRKQRRCWSPELHRRFVDALQQLGGAQVATPKQIRELMQVEGLTNDEVKSHLQKYRLHVRRFPVFSIGQVDNGSWMTQDECGDKSKGNMSQSGSPQGPLTPLLLGGAGSAKGLSSPGRNSVDAEDEQSSDCRNWKGGLHHQQLETDNHSL; encoded by the exons ATGGTTGTTTGCGACTTCTGGGAGCTCAGTCTCGCTCAGAGTCAGAGAAAAACACCCAAATCAAATATTATCATGGAGCCCAGCTTGGATTTGAGACTGGGCTTTGTCCCCAAACCCCTTTCCCTGTTTTTCGGCGACGTTTCTGGGAACAGAGACAAGTGCGACAAAGTGGTCACACTCGATGGCTTCGTGCAGAGATTGGAGGAAGAGTTGACAAAGGTCGAGGCTTTCAAACGCGAGCTTCCTCTCTGCATTCTCCTCCTAAACGATG CTATAGCGAGATTGAAGGAGGAAAAAGTGAAGTGTTCGGGAATGCAAGATCCGCCTCTTAAAACCAGTTCAGgaggaaatgaaaatgaaaactctGAGAAGAAGAATTGGATGAGTTCAGCACAGCTTTGGAGCACTCAGAAATCCAAATCG AGGAATGAGGAAGATGATAGGTCTGTGCCAGCGAACTCAATTAATGGGAATTCGTGTGTCCCCGAGAAGGAGGGCTCGCAAGTTCCGAGCTTTGGTTTGATGGCTCGTGCTTCTGAACTGAGTCATAGCAATTCCAAGAGTGTTGGTGGAGATACTAGTTCTGGCTCCTCTTTGCTCCGTGTTGAGGTACAGAGTCAGCCACAGCCGCCGCAGCATATGCAGCAGAATCCGAGGAAACAACGGCGGTGCTGGTCGCCGGAGCTTCACCGGCGCTTTGTGGACGCCCTTCAACAACTTGGTGGAGCACAAG TGGCCACTCCTAAACAGATTAGAGAACTGATGCAGGTGGAAGGCCTTACAAATGATGAAGTGAAAAGTCATTTGCAA AAGTACAGGCTTCATGTTAGGAGATTCCCAGTTTTTTCAATTGGCCAGGTTGATAATGGCTCATGGATGACACAGGATGAATGTGGGGATAAATCAAAGGGAAACATGTCACAGTCTGGTTCTCCACAGGGTCCTCTCACACCTCTGCTCCTAGGAGGAGCAGGATCCGCTAAGGGTCTCTCAAGCCCTGGACGGAACAGTGTGGATGCAGAAGATGAGCAATCATCAGATTGccggaattggaaaggagggcTCCACCACCAGCAGCTTGAAACTGATAATCACAGCCTCTAA
- the LOC100786239 gene encoding protein misato homolog 1 isoform X1 gives MKEIVTVQVGDFANFVGSHFWNFQDELLGLAGNPSADSVFKNQDLNMDVLYRTGETQQGIPSYTPRLLSINLRGSLGSMSSRGTLYTEVASTTPDVVTWTGRVSTQASEPYKRNLFLQRLYEEEESLNMINEIRGSNNGSQSEYEDKDITECLENGVQFWTDYSKVHYHPRSLYELNGVWAHVEEFDNYGIGRDSFAWAAQGEEIGDRLRFFVEECDHIQGFQFVVDDSGGFSAVASEFLENIVDEYTNIPVLLYAVQGSGSRTNLQSRKRAVLEDLHDAVSFSRLSSYCKLIVPVGLPSLSKSKASRFLHIEDAKHYHSSAVYAAALHSISLPFRMVPVGPTADACSVSGAVDVHGVVQMLSGQGRQNMVSVLDVAMPAPALTGEQNELSLLEILQPLTPQIAEDVEDMQAIEHMTVHGALASEGHRASVGEVKDTVDAAFRCANTRPMFCHLSVALSPLPIPLPFPSIFGNNVGQHGELMSGQITNSSPKGSLDIHSIPMAARLRSSSIVLPLLESKLRNLHQFGIQRGAAGAELLRSWGFGQEELVEMEEMLSKMVAALHPPQLSSDSD, from the exons ATGAAAGAGATTGTGACTGTCCAAGTTGGTGATTTCGCCAACTTCGTTGGTTCTCACTTCTGGAACTTTCAG GATGAGTTGCTTGGGTTGGCTGGGAATCCCTCTGCTGATTCAGTCTTCAAGAATCAGGATCTTAACATGGATGTTCTTTATCGTACTGGTGAGACACAGCAG GGTATCCCTTCATATACTCCTCGCCTACTTTCAATAAACTTAAgag GATCCCTTGGATCTATGAGTTCACGTGGTACGTTGTATACGGAGGTTGCTTCCACAACACCAGATGTTGTCACCTG GACTGGTAGAGTTTCCACCCAAGCCTCTGAAccttataaaagaaatttgttCCTACAAAGACTTTATGAAGAAGAGGAAAgcttgaatatgataaatgagaTCCGTGGTTCGAATAATGGTTCTCAAAGTGAGTATGAGGATAAGGATATAACTGAATGCCTAGAAAATGGTGTACAGTTTTGGACAGACTACTCAAAAGTACATTATCACCCCCGGAGTCTATATGAATTAAATGGAGTTTGGGCACATGTTGAGGAATTTGACAATTATGGAATTGGAAGGGACTCCTTTGCTTGGGCTGCGCAAGGGGAAGAAATTGGTGACAGGCTTCGATTTTTTGTTGAAGAGTGCGACCATATACAG GGATTTCAATTTGTAGTTGATGACTCTGGAGGTTTCTCTGCTGTGGCTTCTGAATTTTTAGAGAATATTGTAGATGAATATACAAACATTCCTGTCTTACTGTATGCTGTCCAAGGTTCTGGTTCACGCACAAATCTTCAGAGCAGGAAGCGTGCAGTCTTAGAGGATCTTCATGATGCTGTATCATTTTCAAGATTATCATCCTACTGTAAACTTATTGTGCCTGTTGGTCTGCCCTCCTTAAGTAAAA GTAAAGCTTCCAGATTCCTCCACATTGAAGATGCAAAGCATTACCACTCAAGTGCAGTTTATGCTGCCGCACTACACTCCATTAGTCTACCTTTTCGAATGGTTCCAGTTGGGCCTACTGCAGATGCTTGTTCTGTTTCTGGGGCTGTGGATGTTCACGGAGTCGTACAAATGTTATCAGGACAAGGAAGGCAGAATATGGTGTCAGTTCTGGATGTTGCCATGCCAGCACCAGCTTTAACTG GGGAACAGAATGAACTGTCTCTGTTAGAGATTTTGCAGCCGTTGACCCCACAAATAGCAGAGGATGTTGAAGACATGCAGGCTATTGAACACATGACTGTCCATGGAGCTCTTGCATCAG AAGGTCATCGTGCTTCAGTTGGTGAGGTAAAGGATACCGTTGATGCTGCTTTTCGATGTGCCAATACAAGGCCAATGTTCTGTCATCTATCTGTTGCTCTTAGTCCCTTGCCAATCCCCTTGCCTTTTCCATCAATATTTGGGAACAATGTTGGCCAGCACGGTGAATTGATGAGTGGTCAAATTACTAATTCTTCACCAAAAGGATCCCTCGACATCCATTCCATTCCCATGGCTGCCAGATTACGATCTAGCAGTATTGTGTTACCACTCTTGGAGAGTAAGCTGCGAAATCTTCATCAGTTTGGAATTCAACGAGGAGCAGCGGGGGCTGAGTTACTTAGGAGTTGGGGCTTTGGCCAGGAAGAATTGGTGGAAATGGAAGAGATGTTGTCTAAAATGGTAGCGGCATTGCATCCTCCTCAGTTGTCATCAGATTCAGATTAG
- the LOC100786239 gene encoding protein misato homolog 1 isoform X2, translating into MSCLGWLGIPLLIQSSRIRILTWMFFIVLGIPSYTPRLLSINLRGSLGSMSSRGTLYTEVASTTPDVVTWTGRVSTQASEPYKRNLFLQRLYEEEESLNMINEIRGSNNGSQSEYEDKDITECLENGVQFWTDYSKVHYHPRSLYELNGVWAHVEEFDNYGIGRDSFAWAAQGEEIGDRLRFFVEECDHIQGFQFVVDDSGGFSAVASEFLENIVDEYTNIPVLLYAVQGSGSRTNLQSRKRAVLEDLHDAVSFSRLSSYCKLIVPVGLPSLSKSKASRFLHIEDAKHYHSSAVYAAALHSISLPFRMVPVGPTADACSVSGAVDVHGVVQMLSGQGRQNMVSVLDVAMPAPALTGEQNELSLLEILQPLTPQIAEDVEDMQAIEHMTVHGALASEGHRASVGEVKDTVDAAFRCANTRPMFCHLSVALSPLPIPLPFPSIFGNNVGQHGELMSGQITNSSPKGSLDIHSIPMAARLRSSSIVLPLLESKLRNLHQFGIQRGAAGAELLRSWGFGQEELVEMEEMLSKMVAALHPPQLSSDSD; encoded by the exons ATGAGTTGCTTGGGTTGGCTGGGAATCCCTCTGCTGATTCAGTCTTCAAGAATCAGGATCTTAACATGGATGTTCTTTATCGTACTG GGTATCCCTTCATATACTCCTCGCCTACTTTCAATAAACTTAAgag GATCCCTTGGATCTATGAGTTCACGTGGTACGTTGTATACGGAGGTTGCTTCCACAACACCAGATGTTGTCACCTG GACTGGTAGAGTTTCCACCCAAGCCTCTGAAccttataaaagaaatttgttCCTACAAAGACTTTATGAAGAAGAGGAAAgcttgaatatgataaatgagaTCCGTGGTTCGAATAATGGTTCTCAAAGTGAGTATGAGGATAAGGATATAACTGAATGCCTAGAAAATGGTGTACAGTTTTGGACAGACTACTCAAAAGTACATTATCACCCCCGGAGTCTATATGAATTAAATGGAGTTTGGGCACATGTTGAGGAATTTGACAATTATGGAATTGGAAGGGACTCCTTTGCTTGGGCTGCGCAAGGGGAAGAAATTGGTGACAGGCTTCGATTTTTTGTTGAAGAGTGCGACCATATACAG GGATTTCAATTTGTAGTTGATGACTCTGGAGGTTTCTCTGCTGTGGCTTCTGAATTTTTAGAGAATATTGTAGATGAATATACAAACATTCCTGTCTTACTGTATGCTGTCCAAGGTTCTGGTTCACGCACAAATCTTCAGAGCAGGAAGCGTGCAGTCTTAGAGGATCTTCATGATGCTGTATCATTTTCAAGATTATCATCCTACTGTAAACTTATTGTGCCTGTTGGTCTGCCCTCCTTAAGTAAAA GTAAAGCTTCCAGATTCCTCCACATTGAAGATGCAAAGCATTACCACTCAAGTGCAGTTTATGCTGCCGCACTACACTCCATTAGTCTACCTTTTCGAATGGTTCCAGTTGGGCCTACTGCAGATGCTTGTTCTGTTTCTGGGGCTGTGGATGTTCACGGAGTCGTACAAATGTTATCAGGACAAGGAAGGCAGAATATGGTGTCAGTTCTGGATGTTGCCATGCCAGCACCAGCTTTAACTG GGGAACAGAATGAACTGTCTCTGTTAGAGATTTTGCAGCCGTTGACCCCACAAATAGCAGAGGATGTTGAAGACATGCAGGCTATTGAACACATGACTGTCCATGGAGCTCTTGCATCAG AAGGTCATCGTGCTTCAGTTGGTGAGGTAAAGGATACCGTTGATGCTGCTTTTCGATGTGCCAATACAAGGCCAATGTTCTGTCATCTATCTGTTGCTCTTAGTCCCTTGCCAATCCCCTTGCCTTTTCCATCAATATTTGGGAACAATGTTGGCCAGCACGGTGAATTGATGAGTGGTCAAATTACTAATTCTTCACCAAAAGGATCCCTCGACATCCATTCCATTCCCATGGCTGCCAGATTACGATCTAGCAGTATTGTGTTACCACTCTTGGAGAGTAAGCTGCGAAATCTTCATCAGTTTGGAATTCAACGAGGAGCAGCGGGGGCTGAGTTACTTAGGAGTTGGGGCTTTGGCCAGGAAGAATTGGTGGAAATGGAAGAGATGTTGTCTAAAATGGTAGCGGCATTGCATCCTCCTCAGTTGTCATCAGATTCAGATTAG